The genomic region TCGGGGAAGCGAATCGCCTTGCCGTCTTTGCTCGCGAGGATGATCTCGCTCGTGCCGGTGGTGAGCTTCGCGGCGATCAGCTCGTCCGTGTCGTCGAGGTTGATCGCGATGATGCCTGCGCGGCGCGGGTTCGAGAACGCGTCGACCTCGGTCTTCTTGATCGTGCCCTGGCGCGTCACGAGCACGATGAACTGGCTCGCCTGCGCCGCGAAGTCGCGAATCGTCAGGGCGGCCTGGACCTTCTCGCCCTCTTGCAGCGAAAGCAGGTTCACGAGCGCCTTGCCGCGCGCGGCGCGACCGCGCTGCGGCAGCTCCCAGACCTTCTTCCAGTACACGCGCCCGCGGTTCGTGAAGAACAGCACCGTCGAGTGCGTGGACGCCACGAACAGGTGCTCGACGAAGTCTTCCTCCTTCGTCTGCATCCCGATCAGGCCCTTCCCGCCGCGGCGCTGCGCGCGGTACTCGGTGACCGGATTGCGCTTCACGTAGCCCGCGTGGGACACGGTCACGACCATGTCCTCCTCGACGATCAGGTCCTCCGCTTCGAGGCCCTCGACCGCTTCGGTGATCTGCGTGCGGCGCTCGTCGGCGTACTTCTCCTTGATCTCGGCGAGCTCCTCGAGGATCACGGCGAGGATCTTCTCGTCGCTCGCGAGCAGCGCGCGCAGCTCGTCGATCGTCGCGCGCACCTGCGCGAGCTCGTCGAGCACTTGCTGGCGCTCGAGCGCGGTCAGCGAGCGCAGCCGCATGTCGAGGATCGCCTGCGCCTGCCGCTCGCTGAGACCGAAGCGCGCCATCAGCTGCGCGCGCGCCTGATTCGCGTCGGCCGCGGCGCGAATCACGGCGATCACCTCGTCGAGGTGATCGAGCGCGATCGCGAAGCCTTCCAAGATGTGCGCGCGCGCTTCGGCCTGCGCGAGGTCGTACGCGGCGCGGCGAGCCACCACTTCGCGGCGGAAGTCGAGGAAGTGCTGGATCGCCTCCTTGAGCGAGAGCAGGCGCGGCCGGCCGCCGACGAGCGCGAGCATGTTCACGCCGAACGTCGTCTGCAGCGGCGTCATCTTGTAGAGCTGATTCAGGATCACCTCTTCGGGCGCTTCCTTCTTCAGCTCGATGACGAGGCGAATGCCGTGGCGATCGCTCTCGTCGCGCAGATCGCTGATGCCGTCGATCTGCCCTTCCTTGACGAGCTCCGCGATCCGCACTTCAAGCGCGGACTTGTTCAGCAGGTACGGAATCTCGCTGACGACGAT from Deltaproteobacteria bacterium harbors:
- the gyrA gene encoding DNA gyrase subunit A codes for the protein MADEKRPEDDTAAPPPQGPGAPAQPVNIEDEVRTSFLDYSMSVIVSRALPDVRDGLKPVHRRILYAMHDEGLQPNRPYSKSAGVVGEVIKHYHPHSDAPIYEAMARMAQPWSLRYTLVDGQGNFGSIDGDPPAAYRYTEARLRAIATELLRDIDRETVDFQPNFDGNRVEPRVLPARFPNLLANGSQGIAVGMATNIPPHNLGELIDAVTLVAKSPDCTIDELLERIPGPDFPTGALICGRDGIRQAYLTGRGSITVSAKAEIEETKRGGKLIVVSEIPYLLNKSALEVRIAELVKEGQIDGISDLRDESDRHGIRLVIELKKEAPEEVILNQLYKMTPLQTTFGVNMLALVGGRPRLLSLKEAIQHFLDFRREVVARRAAYDLAQAEARAHILEGFAIALDHLDEVIAVIRAAADANQARAQLMARFGLSERQAQAILDMRLRSLTALERQQVLDELAQVRATIDELRALLASDEKILAVILEELAEIKEKYADERRTQITEAVEGLEAEDLIVEEDMVVTVSHAGYVKRNPVTEYRAQRRGGKGLIGMQTKEEDFVEHLFVASTHSTVLFFTNRGRVYWKKVWELPQRGRAARGKALVNLLSLQEGEKVQAALTIRDFAAQASQFIVLVTRQGTIKKTEVDAFSNPRRAGIIAINLDDTDELIAAKLTTGTSEIILASKDGKAIRFPEEQVRGMGRNATGVRGMDLRDGDELVGMEILTPGATVLTVTENGFGKRTPLDDYRVQNRGGLGIITIRTSDRNGKVIGIAQVVDDDQVMLVTDGGQVLRCKVKSISTMGRATQGVRVMDLGAGEKLVGMARLAEDDSAAGDA